In Prunus dulcis chromosome 1, ALMONDv2, whole genome shotgun sequence, the following are encoded in one genomic region:
- the LOC117633231 gene encoding protein BOLA4, chloroplastic/mitochondrial isoform X2 translates to MAAKTMMVRPYVLSASALSRALPYLFAGLRKKQLVFETQSIRLVNSTASSNECRNNLRLEQYGGLRRFSARATNFNNAGTFDSPLMQSMENKIKEQLNAESVSVKDASGDGRHVSIDVISSSFEGQSAVNRQRMVYKAIWEELQTTVHAVDQMTTKTPSEVSPQK, encoded by the exons ATGGCAGCCAAGACAATGATGGTGCGTCCTTACGTGTTATCAGCCTCGGCACTAAGTCGTGCTCTGCCATATTTATTTGCTGGGCTGAGGAAAAAACAGTTGGTATTTGAGACTCAAAGTATCAGATTGGTGAATAGCACAGCAAGCAGCAATGAATGTAGGAACAATCTGAGACTGGAGCAATATGGTGGTTTGAGGAGATTCAGTGCTCGAGCCACAAACTTCAACAATGCTGGCACTTTCGACTCCCCCCTCATGCAATCCATGGAGAACAAAATCAAGGAACAGCTAAATGCTGAATCGGTTAGTGTAAAAGATGCTAGCGGGGATGGTCGGCATGTGAGCATTGATGTTATCTCTTCATCCTTTGAAGGACAATCGGCTGTAAATAGGCAGAGGATGGTGTACAAAGCCATATGGGAGGAACTTCAGACCACAGTGCATGCAGTTGATCAGATGACTAC CAAAACCCCAAGTGAAGTTTCTCCTCAGAAGTGA
- the LOC117633231 gene encoding protein BOLA4, chloroplastic/mitochondrial isoform X1, protein MAAKTMMVRPYVLSASALSRALPYLFAGLRKKQLVFETQSIRLVNSTASSNECRNNLRLEQYGGLRRFSARATNFNNAGTFDSPLMQSMENKIKEQLNAESVSVKDASGDGRHVSIDVISSSFEGQSAVNRQRMVYKAIWEELQTTVHAVDQMTTKTPSEVSPQK, encoded by the exons ATGGCAGCCAAGACAATGATGGTGCGTCCTTACGTGTTATCAGCCTCGGCACTAAGTCGTGCTCTGCCATATTTATTTGCTGGGCTGAGGAAAAAACAGTTGGTATTTGAGACTCAAAGTATCAGATTGGTGAATAGCACAGCAAGCAGCAATGAATGTAGGAACAATCTGAGACTGGAGCAATATGGTGGTTTGAGGAGATTCAGTGCTCGAGCCACAAACTTCAACAATGCTGGCACTTTCGACTCCCCCCTCATGCAATCCATGGAGAACAAAATCAAGGAACAGCTAAATGCTGAATCGGTTAGTGTAAAAGATGCTAGCGGGGATGGTCGGCATGTGAGCATTGATGTTATCTCTTCATCCTTTGAAGGACAATCGGCTGTAAATAGGCAGAGGATGGTGTACAAAGCCATATGGGAGGAACTTCAGACCACAGTGCATGCAGTTGATCAG ATGACTACCAAAACCCCAAGTGAAGTTTCTCCTCAGAAGTGA
- the LOC117614870 gene encoding protein GLUTAMINE DUMPER 5-like — translation MRTLTAISATTATKSSLESLPPTPAMAVQQQRSPWHSPVPYLFGGLAAMLGLIAFALLILACSYWKLSSRLEDREGGERDLESGGGDEKDQGDESGKTAKVSEEKILVIMAGNENATFLATPVSLCSKVTSFGADKHVVDEQGESKDGDKEESSSEKMKEELGAQHLDEAVSSIQNSNTETQQGQLGEEEEAHHHQNQ, via the coding sequence atgagaaccTTAACTGCCATCTCTgcaacaacagcaacaaaaTCTTCATTGGAATCATTGCCGCCAACACCAGCCATGGCTGTTCAGCAGCAGCGCTCGCCATGGCACTCTCCGGTGCCATACCTCTTCGGAGGCCTGGCAGCGATGCTGGGTCTTATTGCGTTCGCTCTGTTGATCCTGGCCTGCTCTTACTGGAAGCTTTCGAGCCGATTGGAAGACAGAGAAGGAGGCGAAAGGGACTTGGAGAGTGGCGGTGGTGATGAGAAAGATCAAGGCGATGAGTCTGGCAAGACAGCGAAGGTTTCTGAAGAGAAGATTTTGGTGATAATGGCTGGAAATGAGAACGCAACTTTTTTGGCGACTCCTGTTTCATTGTGCTCTAAAGTTACTTCCTTTGGTGCTGATAAGCACGTTGTTGATGAACAGGGAGAGAGTAAAGATGGAGATAAAGAAGAGAGTTCTTctgagaaaatgaaagaggAATTGGGAGCCCAGCATCTTGATGAAGCTGTGAGTAGTATTCAAAACAGCAATACAGAAACCCAACAGGGGCAAttaggagaagaagaagaagcccaCCACCATCAAAACCAGTGA